From the Globicephala melas chromosome 8, mGloMel1.2, whole genome shotgun sequence genome, the window CGCACATCCCCAAAGTTGAGCACTATGAGGAAACGCTCGCTCTGGTCCCACTGCCGGATATAGGCGAAGAGGTCGGGCCCTGAGGTGAGTGCGTGGAAATCTCCGTGCAGCAGGGAGCGCTCCTTACCCCGCTGATCACTCAGCCATCGgaacagggagaggagggagccaGGGTCTTCGCTCTGGCCCTGCAAACGGTAAAGTGGTAAAGATACAGCAGAAAGGGGTGGAGGGCTCCCCGGGGCGCGAACTCCCACCGGCCACCTGCCCTCACCCCTTGCCGATCAGGCCCCGCCCATCTAAAACCCTTACCTTCACAGTCATGGTGGTGTTTACAGGTCCTgaagtgttgggaaagctggattcATCCCACAGCATAACCGGGGCCTTCACAGGCTAAGAGGCAGGGAGAACAGGACTTGGAAAGACCTGGGCCGCTCTCCAACTCCTCCTCCCGCTTCCAGCCCCACAGAAGTATAACGTCCCCCACCTCAGGGCCTCACCCCCTGTCCCCTAGCCTAGAGGGCGCTTCTCCCGGACAGCCACAAGCTAGCCCCTCACTGCCCGCCGGTCCCTGCTCAGGTGCCTCCATCGGGTTTCCTGTGGCCATTTGATATAAAACCACCCACGTCCCCGCTCTCTAGGCCCCTTACCCTGCTTTCTTGCACATATCAGCACCTGGCACCTTTATCAACATGTGCTTACTATCTAATTTCACCACCTCCAGCTCTTTTGTGCACCGCTGTATTTTTGTTTCCTCCACGCATAGCCTACAGGAATTACTGCATAAAGCTTTGTGGAGTAAGTGAATGACAGGTTCTATAAATAGCAGCTTAGGTGTCAACCTCCAACCCTGTGGCTAAAGCTAACTGGGTGCCTTCATGGTCTTACCCCACCAAGGCCCACCAAGGCTGCATGTACTTCTCTTACTCATCTGGTTTCCCCACGCAACTCTGAGTTCCTGGAGAGCAGAGCCTGACACCGAGTACCCGCTGCCCAGTGAATGAACGAATTACCGAGTGATGGCTACCATACTGAACTCCTACCAGGAGCCAGGTACTGCATTTTAAAACACgcccttagggcttccctggtggcgcagtggttgagagtccgcctgccgatgcaggggacacgggttcgtgccccggtccgggaggatcccacatgccacggagcggctgggcctgtgagccatggccgctgagcctgcgcgtccggagcctgtgctccgcgacgggagaggccacaacagtgagaggcccgcgtaccgcaaaaacaaaacaaaacaaaacaaaaaaataaataaaaataaaatacgcCCTCATTCAGTCCTAACTACCCTTATAAAAAAAGTAGTATCATGGCAGAGATGACCAAGAGTCAGAGAAGTGAAATATCCtgtcaaggccacacagcaactGCCCAGGTGGCTGACTAGCAATCCAACGCAGGTTCCTCCCCAAGTCTCTTGCCCGTGCACTGCCAGCCACAGAACCACCGTGACGGATGAATGCAGCCTCCCCCACTGTGCTGGGCAGGCAGCAAGCGATACCTGTCCAGGAAGGCCAGCTTCCTCTAGGCCAATCTCGTCTCCATAGCTGAAAACTGGGGTCCCTGGCAGGGTGAAGAGCAGCAGCTGGTAGAGTCGGAGGAGCTGAGGTGGCACGAAGGAGGTCAGGAGCCCCGACTGAGACAACTGCAGGAATGGAAGCACCGGTGAGCCCCAAGGCCCGCCTCTGCCTCCACCTTCCAACACTCCTTTCTTCCAAAAGgcctcctgccccctctcctACCACTGTGGTTACTCACACTCCAGCTGCACCAGCGGCTGCCAAAGGCGTCCAAATACTGGGTGACCAGGAAATTTGTATGCTTCCCAGTGAAACTGGAGGTTGACAGGTAAGAGCTGGTCAACAACAGGTCCTCGGCGGATTCGAGCAGGCTGAGGATCTGCTGAAGGTCGGAGGAGTCTGTGCCTGCGATCAAGAGCCTGCACAGAGCAGAGCAGGAGTCAAGGGTAGTACAGgacaagaaaggaagaaggtTTTCTGGACTAGGACCTCTGCTTCCTGGGGCTAACACTCCACTGAGGGGTTCCCACAAAGGAGCTGAGTTAGGGGAGCCAGGGTCTGGTACCCACCTATCTTCACTGAAGCTCTTAGTGATATTCTGCCACTCCGCCAAGAGTGAAGACGCATCCTAGAAGGAAAAGAGCAGAGGCAAGAAGCAGGGCACACTACCAGGCCCTGGCGGGTGCTTCTGTTCTCACCCAGGCTCTGCTTCTCGCGTGGAAAGGGTACTCACTGTCAGATTCCCCACATCCCGAACCTGGAACCCATCCACACCAGCCTGCAGCCAAAACCTCAGCGCTTCCTACAGGAGGGAGGCAAAAGAACAGAGGAAAGATATCAACACTCATGCAAGGGCTCAGCCCACACGAGATCTTGCCTACCATGCACTCTCCCGTGGCCTCTGGAGTCACTTGCCGTGAACGGTCTCACTTTCTTGCCTCTATTATAAACCTGGAGGTAGCCTTTAGTTCCCTTCCATTCTAACCTATCATTGATTCTCTTAGTGATATAACGCTTTACTTCTCTACTCCTCCTCATGGTGAATCACAaagctttacctttttttttttttaagctttacgTTTGACCCCTACAGAAAAGACCTATGAGAAAAGTGTGTTCATACATGTAACTTCATCTAACACTTAGCATGTGTGGAATGCTGgtatactcattttacagataaggaaacaatgTCAGAGACGCAAGGAGGCGCGCCCAAGGCCACAATCAGAGAGCAGCAGAGATGGGAGCGAAAATGCTAACCAAGATCCCAAGAAGAGTATACTTACTCCTCTCCCAGTTTCCTGGAGCCTGGGGAGGGTGTAAGTAAAACAGCTAGTCAGAGCCAAGACCAAggataaaaaagtgaaattcaaaGCACAGCCCCAGGGCAGTTTAGCCAAAGATTTGAAAAGAGAAGCCAGCTCTGCAGAACAGGCCCAGGCCTGAAGCCCTGGCATTCATGGGGCACATGACATGGAACCCCACTCCTGCtgcccctctcttcctctttctctctctgatccaTGTGCTCTCTCTGATCCATGTGCTCTCTCCTCTAGTCTCCATCTTCATCTGAGGCTACAACACCTCATGCCACACCATCTGAAAACATTCCCTTCTCAGTAACTTTTAAAGGGTCTTCCAGCAAGTAGCAAGGAATGAACCGAATGACCCCAAGAGTCAACTGAAATCAGTCAACTGGGACGACAGAATTCTACCTCAGAATCACGGCTGCCAGCAAAGTGTCAGAGTCTGCCTCCATTTTTGTTCTACCCTTCCTGAACTGGTCAGTGTCCTGGAACCCAGGCATTAGGAGCTGGGATGACATTCAAAGCCCCACTCCCAGCCTGCAGGGTACAGAGTTCGAGCCTAGGCCTTCAGAGTAGGCAGATTAGAGAGATAAGACTAGTTGGAACATCAAATCCCAGGGCACATTAAAGACCTGTGAACCTTAGCTTCCTCATTTACAGATTAGGGACACTGACAGGGACCTTGTTTGGTTATACAGGCGATTAAAGAAGGTATATAAAGTACTCAGCAAACTCCCAGACACATAGGAAGACCCCAATGCTTACAATTTCAGACTGGGCTCCACTCCAAAACACATCAAATAAGAAAAGGGAAACCAGACAGGACAGAATTCCCATAGAGAAAGGGCTTCCTctcccaaaaggaagaaaattcacatCTGAGAAATTCCCTTCCTGGCACTGTCACCCTCAGAGTCAGGGAAACAAGGAAAATGAGTGGTcagaaaaggaacaaacaaaaataggGGTGCAATGTTTGCCTATCCTGCCTGTGGGAGGAGCACGCCTGCTTGGCTCCAAGGAGCAAGGGGCCCCTTGGCTGGCACCGGGCTACGTTTATAGAACTCACTGTGAAAGGACCGAACAGCCCCAGCGTCCcgctcccacatgccacaggcaCCAACACACTCACCTTCACTTTGGTGGCCACAGTGTCAATCTGAGTGGAGTGGAACCACAGGTTCTGGCCCTTGTAGTTGGGAGTGAGGTCTAGGATGACCCGGATGCCTAGAACAATGGAGGGGGAGGCAGTTGATAGAAAgactctggggggaggggaaaggaggaaatcaacaaatataaGTCGGCAGAGTATTTCCTACGTATTGGTACAAAAGCTTAGACTTGAACCCTGGCAAAACTCATTCCTTTGAAACAGAGATATGAGCAAGTGGCAGGgcgggaggcggggggagggTAGTGTAACAGAGAAGGCTGAGCTTATGAGGCCCTGGGCCCCTCACCCCCAAGGCAAACCCTGTAAAATGTAAGAAAAGAttttacttggattttttttcaaaaggatCCACTCTTTTACCAGTTTTAAAACCACTGATTTAGCAAAAACCTACATTTTGCAAATAAGGGCACTGAAGCCCAGAAGTTAAATAACTGCACATCCAAGTATAGAAAGTCTCTGAACCACCTGACAAGTCCATTTTAGGCTGAAGCCTAACAAACCTCCCGTGTACCTGCCTTAGGAAAACTCTGAGCCACTCAGCAATACACCAGACAGTAAAGCTATCCGGCCTTTCCTCTGGCCAGAAGGCCAAGCCCTTCCTAGCTGCTCGCGAGCTCTAGGACACCCACTCTTTTTCTTGGCCGATTGCAGGAGACTGTCAAAATCTTCCTTGGAGCCGAAAGTGGGGGCGATCTGTTCCAAGTTGGTCCCTGTGAGGTCATCCTTCTGGTTCTGGTGAATTGGGCCCAACACAAAACCTTTTACCTTCAGGGTGCTCAAGTAATCAAGCCGCCCCTTCAGGCCTGAAATGGAGAAGCAGAGTTTAAAGTGACGCCTCCCTGAGGCCCCTGATCGCCCCTATTCTCCCCGAGACGAAGTTGGGGGGGGGCGGTTTGGCTGGATCACGAGAGAAGCTGTTGTAAGGAGACTAGAACATTGCTTCAGAAACCGGCAGCGATAGGCTACTGCCGCCGGGAGCGGGGGAAGGGAGCATGCTGAGTCAGCCACCCTCAGGAAAGAGGGAGTGGGGGGCGGTTTCCTTcgaagaaagaaggaggggctACGTCCCGGGGGTCGGTCACCAGTACCAGGAAGGGTGGAGAACCACCTGGGTCAATCTGGGCACAGGGGTCGAAGCCGGTGACCAGTTAAACCAGGGGAacgcggggtgggggtgggggagccccGGACTCACCCACTAGGTCGCCTGCGTCGCGGCCCTGGAAGGCCTGAAGGTCGCCAATGCGGTAGAGGGCGCCCTTGTGCCACCAGCTCATAGCGGGCAGCTCGCGGCAGCGCGGCGCCCGAACGATGATGACCACGGCGCCCGCCAGCATGCCCAGCCAGCCGAGCCAGAAGAGCAGCAGCAGCGCCCAGCGGGTGCGTACCCAGCCAGGCCTGCCTGCCACCTTCAGCAGCTCCTCTTTAGACAGGCCTGTGAACTTGGCCGCGGCCGCCGCGGCCGCCTCGTCGTCGGCCACCTTGATCTTCACCAGACCATTCTTCTCGGTGCCGCCCGCCACGGCCACGGCCACAGCCGCCCCCGACGCCGCGTTCATCGGCTGCTTCTCGGGTTCCAGCTCGTTCAGCTCCACTTCCTTCATGTCCACCTCGGCGTCCTGGCTCATGGTGCCTGCGAAACCGGCAACACGACGCAGCCTGCGGTCAGCTGGTGGCTGGATAGCTGCCCGGACCTCCCGGCCCCAGAACAGTCTCCCAGGTTTCCGTGACTCCGCTCAGCTTCCACGACCGCGTCTGCGGCCGGGCGGGCGCGGTCTCTGGGACTGGGCACGGgagccccgccccggcccgcccCTTAAAGTGGAACATCCTGGATTGCTCTTCCAGGGACTGAAAGGGTGGGCGGCGGCCGAGGGAATAATATTGGGAACTCGCTTCCGACGGCCGTGTGGTCGAATTCCTCACCTCGAACAGTCTAGCCGTAAGGTTCGGACACAAAGAAGGCTGAGCACGGAGCCACCTTTAGGTGGGCGGGGTCTGTGCTTTGTCCTGCCTCAGGTCCCCGCTGGTCCCTCGCGCTGCCGGAAAGTGGGCCAAAGGGGATATCCAGAACTGCGGGGGTGTCCCGAGGCCCTTCTTTGCCCACACCGAAGGTTTGTGACTTCCCTGGACA encodes:
- the SLC3A2 gene encoding amino acid transporter heavy chain SLC3A2, translating into MSQDAEVDMKEVELNELEPEKQPMNAASGAAVAVAVAGGTEKNGLVKIKVADDEAAAAAAAKFTGLSKEELLKVAGRPGWVRTRWALLLLFWLGWLGMLAGAVVIIVRAPRCRELPAMSWWHKGALYRIGDLQAFQGRDAGDLVGLKGRLDYLSTLKVKGFVLGPIHQNQKDDLTGTNLEQIAPTFGSKEDFDSLLQSAKKKSIRVILDLTPNYKGQNLWFHSTQIDTVATKVKEALRFWLQAGVDGFQVRDVGNLTDASSLLAEWQNITKSFSEDRLLIAGTDSSDLQQILSLLESAEDLLLTSSYLSTSSFTGKHTNFLVTQYLDAFGSRWCSWSLSQSGLLTSFVPPQLLRLYQLLLFTLPGTPVFSYGDEIGLEEAGLPGQPVKAPVMLWDESSFPNTSGPVNTTMTVKGQSEDPGSLLSLFRWLSDQRGKERSLLHGDFHALTSGPDLFAYIRQWDQSERFLIVLNFGDVRQPARLGASSLPAGASLPASVDLLLSTQPGRKEGASLELEHLNLEPHEGLLLRFPYLA